GGGAGTTGTTCATGAAAACCGTACTCTATTTATTGCTTCTTAGTTCTTCCACGTTGATTTATGCAGATAATAACTCGTCCATGAACGTTGATGTGAATGATCCGAGTTTTGTAGTAACGTTACCTGCAAACCCAACCACCGGATTTCAATGGTCGATTGTACGCTTCGATAAAAATTTATTAACACTACGTAGTAGCAATTATGAAAGACCGAAAACCAACCTAATTGGTGCGGGTGGACAGATGCATTTTACCTTTACTCGACAGAAGGG
The DNA window shown above is from Legionella sp. PC997 and carries:
- a CDS encoding protease inhibitor I42 family protein, giving the protein MKTVLYLLLLSSSTLIYADNNSSMNVDVNDPSFVVTLPANPTTGFQWSIVRFDKNLLTLRSSNYERPKTNLIGAGGQMHFTFTRQKGKSYPESTVIVLKYARSWEPDTATLKSIQVNFVKSNGN